Below is a genomic region from Tripterygium wilfordii isolate XIE 37 chromosome 12, ASM1340144v1, whole genome shotgun sequence.
ACATTGACTTTGTAACAGTAAAAGCACATGAAGACTGCTATTTGCTGCATCAGCCCACATATGGCATAACAGCAAATAATCCAACAAAAGGCTCAAAAATGATAATGTGGAGTGAAGCAATGGAGGGATAAAATTCAGTGTATTCAGGCACCCTTACAATGCAAATGAAGATGTTTCAAATCACCTCATATGGAATGGGTATACTACAGGCAGAGTGCAAGGAGGAAACTAATTGTAAATGTTTCACATTATAGTTGAAAGCGGCGCTCTATGTTCATTAGAGTATGATGAATATCTAAACGAGAGAATATTTATCTTCAGCTATTTATCCTTCCATACTTCTATCGTCAATCTACAAACATATCCTACAGAAAGACCAAAGAAAAATGATAAGAAAATCCAAGGATCTAAAGTACCATGGGATCGCCTCGCTAGTGCTCCTTTATTGACAGAAATCAAATGTGAACCTAATAAACACGACAACTTAATGTCTATTGCAACTGGAAAATACCCTCACAGCTGACCTTCATTGCAGAGCTCACATGAAGAATGAACTACAAGGTTTCCCCAACGCCTCAAATTTGTTTCAACCCTCTTAAAAAAGCACAATAAGTTAGCTTTCGGTAAGACAATATAAGACCCTGAGTAGAACCAACCAGAGCAAATATTGTAAAGTTGATACACAGTTTTATTATTCTCATATCCATTTAATATTCAACAATGCAAGTTTGAAGATAATTATAACACCTCTCAAGGTATTGAAATATACAACATTTGTTCATCTCTAATTAGGGAACACAAAGAAAAAGTAACAATCCAAAAACACGAAATTCGGAAGAACCCAGAAAGACTTACCTCAGTGCCATCGGAGAGTATTTTGGTCAACACAGGTATCTCATATTGGTAAGCCCTCTCCCACTCTGGATTACTGGTAATATCCCTCACCTGACAAAACCCAATACCCCCAACATTCAGTGACACAAAAGACAGACAAAGCTAGAAGCGGGAAATGGAATTACCAGTAAATCAACATCGTGAAGAGAATCTGGACCAGAAAGCAGGAAAGCGGCTTGGAGTTTCTCTTTGAGGCCATCGCACAAACAGCAACCGGGATTGGAGTAAAGAATGAGCTTTCTTGCCTTAGacggggaagaagaagaagaagaggccgAAGTAATTAATAAGAGAGACCTTTGGGGTGGATTATTTGTCTGCGTAAATATtagttcttcaaaaaaaaatcgtttttctttaattttttttattttttactcttCAGGTCAATAAATTGcactaaattttattttctttccattgAAAAGTGAAAACGAACCAAATAAACCTATTTTTCTCATTaaaatttgtataaaaataaaGGTATCataattccttttttttctaaGCCCCTAGTAACCATTTATATGAATTTGAGGGAGAAAAGGCatcagggggaaaaaaaaaagggtataaTCTTGTTTCTTGTGTTATAAGAGCATGCTAACATGCCATATCAATTTCAATCAGATGAGTCTCATAAAGAGCATTTAAATACTTCAACGATTTCGAAGTCATAGCCTAAGGACCATAAAGGTCTAGAGTTTGGTTTCAACCCGAAGTAATACTTTTGTGATCACATGCCCATTTTTACCCACCTTACCATGttgtcaggtgagaaatttttgtgtgcACGAGCTAAACAGTCCGAATTTaggagtttagactcatatcgaatgtccaaaattaccaaaaacaaaaatcaaacataataaacaaaaaaagaaaaagaaattctgGACAACGTTGCCATAGAAAATCATTTCATGATGGCCTTTGTCAAGAAACTTCAATTGAAAGAACTAATACAACAATTATTTCTTTCTTCAGCATCCGAGGGAGCAACACTTTTGATGGCAATATTTCAAGTCACAGTTTTGTTTATAGCCAATCATACTCAGTCATGAGTATCATCATTCTCTGTCTTCCTCTTTCTTCTATTCATATGATTTCAGAATCATAAAATTTTCTCATTCAACACTAATACTACCTCCCACCACTCTACCCAGAtaacaagaacaaaaagaacACTACTGTGGTTTCCGAAGAATTGTGTGCGTGTGAAATCTTTTCGTCTTTTAAAACTTCAGCCAGCTTTACGCTGGAaatgaagaataagaaaaacctAGATAAGCTTCTTCTTCTGAAAGTAGCGCTTCAAGTACCACGCCTGCAAAACTGAAACTGCAATGCAGACACCAAGGGACATGATACTGAACCATGCCACTCTAGCATTGGTCTTTTCACTGACTTCTCTCATTTCCTGTTCCCtgtgaaataaaaaaatccaaaaacatAACTTACCATAAACTCGAACAACATTGTGGTGTTGTTGAAACAAATATACTAGTGAACTTGTGCAGTTATAGAATACTGTTTGATTATCTACACCAAGATAACATGACATTGGTAACTAGAATATTACAATTGGGCGAAATCATACAGCATAGCTTACCAACCAATTATGGgttagaaaaattttaaatttcactATGGAAATCATACCAATGTATTTGTTTTCAAGGCGCAAAGTCCCATAACTACTTATTACAagctattttttttacaaaggcAGTTCATCAACAGAAGGGTTTTCCCAGCCATAAAATTGGAAAGTCCTATCTGCAGTAGCTAAAAGATGACGGTCCTATGGGAAGATATTGTTAAGGGATCAAAAAGCACAAGTGTTGTGATATATGGACGACCAGTATATAAATGTCATAAACTCTATTCGCAGTAGGACACCACTCAGATGCCTAGTCTAGTATCTTTGATCTTTGTCTTCTCTCAACAAATCCATTCCTTTCATAACCTCATAGCCTCAATGGATAACATAGAATTAGCAAAGGGTAAGTGATAATCTATTTCAACAAAGTTGGTTTACCTAAGGGCTCGAAGCATTCAAActctattttaaaatatttttaaattcttaGTACTTTTTTATCAACCAGGTTGATTTCATATATTTCATTCATATTATCACACATTTAGGCTCCACATTTATCTCTCTTAGAGTTTTAAGAGAATGAAATGTACAAAAAAGGAACCGATTTTCATAAGTTCATTTGTCCATTGGGCATCGGGGTGTGTGTATCTGTACATATATTGGGGAGAGTAAAAACTCCAGTATTCACTTTAGCATCCCAAATGACAAAAATTTGTCTTTCATTCATCAATATTCTAACTTACTATAGAGGTCCCAACGTGCAAAGAGCAATAACtgattcctcaaaaaaaaaaaaaaagaagctataaAAGACATTAATTCGCACTAACTTTTATAGATTATTTGACCAATATATCCTAAACATTGCCTTCTACACCAGTAGCAGGAAAAAAAGGTAGGATAATAACCAAATTGGTTCCATCCCTCTAAACATggtcatttttcattttccatATAACAGGAATATGGCATGCATTATGGCCCAATAGCAAAATAGCAGGGCAATAACCCAGACATTATGTAACCCAAAGATAATAGCAAAACCATTTTACAGTAGGATTGAGAAGTAAAAGGAACAAAaacatcacaaaaaaaaaggaaaggagggGTGAGTGAGAAATCATCCTTGATAGATCATGATGCGAGAAGAGAGAGATACCGTTTCTTAAGAAAGTTTATCTTTTCATGGACGGCTTGTGCCATTCCTTCAAGTCTCGTCAGGTGAAGTTCAACACCCTACAGAAATGCAGAGATATAAAAACGATCACAAGAATATAGGATATGGCAATGTATACAAGCCTCTTATCATTTAGGGGAAAGACCATCAAAGGTACCTCAATCTTGTCTTTCTTTGCAACAGATTCCCAGTCCTTGGCAGCAATTCCAATTTTCCAATCAAGACTCATAGTTAAGCTTCTATCGTGTTGATTGCCATCTATCCAAAAGCATGCCACGTAGTTGCCAGACTCGGTGGTTGTAAATGCAAATTGTCCAAGAG
It encodes:
- the LOC120010876 gene encoding transmembrane emp24 domain-containing protein p24delta5, which encodes MAVNSILRARVVVLALILVVLTGNQNMVPVAEAVWLTIPTSGTKCVTEDIQNNVVVLADYYVIDETEPHKTPGVSVRVTSPFGNNLHHKENVTLGQFAFTTTESGNYVACFWIDGNQHDRSLTMSLDWKIGIAAKDWESVAKKDKIEGVELHLTRLEGMAQAVHEKINFLKKREQEMREVSEKTNARVAWFSIMSLGVCIAVSVLQAWYLKRYFQKKKLI
- the LOC120010558 gene encoding uncharacterized protein LOC120010558 — encoded protein: MTSKSLKYLNALYETHLIEIDMTNNPPQRSLLLITSASSSSSSPSKARKLILYSNPGCCLCDGLKEKLQAAFLLSGPDSLHDVDLLVRDITSNPEWERAYQYEIPVLTKILSDGTEETLPRLSPRLGLEFIQKKIASTLKQ